Proteins from a single region of Desulfovibrio sp. X2:
- a CDS encoding class I SAM-dependent methyltransferase, with translation MADRLAKTEAMAKRHREEFQAMEYILDQDGIHQPMTPVRHRDEEYEESGFALLLAMQERHFWYRGRHRFLLRALDGHLAGTRTMPEAIDLGGGVGGWLRYLATRRPGRFGSLALADSSLLALRMAGDVLPAGTERYRVDLMDLGWRERWDVAFLLDVIEHLPDDAGALREAGRSLRPGGLLFVTAPAMPRFWSYNDEYARHLRRYVRQDLAHLAEQAGLELHDARYFMFLLSPLYWLSRHRPGIDALDERQRQELARRSHQVPAWPINEALAAVFGAETPLGHRIRFPWGTSILGVFRKP, from the coding sequence ATGGCCGATCGTCTCGCCAAGACCGAGGCGATGGCCAAAAGACATAGAGAGGAATTTCAGGCGATGGAGTATATTCTTGACCAGGACGGCATCCACCAGCCGATGACTCCGGTCCGCCATCGCGACGAGGAGTACGAGGAGAGCGGCTTCGCGCTTCTGCTCGCCATGCAGGAGCGCCATTTCTGGTACCGGGGCAGGCATCGCTTTCTGCTTCGCGCGCTCGACGGACACCTCGCCGGAACGAGGACGATGCCCGAGGCCATCGACCTCGGGGGAGGTGTCGGCGGCTGGCTCCGGTATCTCGCGACTCGCCGCCCCGGACGCTTCGGCTCCCTGGCCCTGGCCGATTCCTCCCTTCTCGCCCTGCGCATGGCGGGAGATGTCCTGCCCGCCGGCACGGAGCGCTACCGGGTGGACCTCATGGACCTGGGCTGGCGGGAGCGCTGGGATGTCGCCTTCCTGCTCGACGTCATCGAGCACCTGCCCGACGACGCGGGGGCCCTGCGCGAGGCCGGCCGGTCGCTCAGGCCCGGCGGGCTGCTCTTCGTCACGGCTCCGGCGATGCCGCGATTCTGGAGCTACAACGACGAATACGCCCGCCATCTGCGGCGCTACGTCCGCCAAGATCTCGCACACCTGGCGGAGCAGGCGGGGCTCGAGCTGCACGACGCGCGCTACTTCATGTTCCTGCTGAGCCCTCTCTACTGGCTTTCCCGGCACAGGCCGGGAATCGACGCGCTGGACGAACGGCAAAGACAGGAACTGGCCAGGCGTTCCCACCAGGTTCCGGCATGGCCGATCAATGAGGCGCTCGCCGCCGTCTTCGGGGCGGAGACCCCGCTCGGCCATCGAATTCGTTTTCCCTGGGGAACCTCGATCCTCGGGGTCTTCCGCAAACCCTGA
- a CDS encoding glycosyltransferase family 2 protein: MKSCHDRLPEDRAPDADGSNGAPETKGPALSVVIPVYRSAESLPHLHQRLARVFEERGERFEIIFVEDCGGDDSWDVIERLAASDGRVQGFRMSRNYGQHNALLCGIRAARGEIIVTLDDDLQHPPEELPKLLARLAEGYDVVYGPPAQEQHGLLRDLASQITKLALEGAMGAANARQVSALRVFRTELRAAFADYCSPTVNIDVLLTWATTRFSAVRVRHEPRRFGESGYTPRKLVRHALNMMTGFTTRPLHMASIMGFACSLFGLTVLAYVLLRWLVQGSTVPGFAFLASIIAVFSGAQLLALGNHRRIPCTDALQDHGASAVCRPRAPVHGPLNGRRSDAAIWEEKERR, translated from the coding sequence ATGAAAAGCTGCCATGATCGCCTTCCCGAAGACCGCGCCCCTGACGCGGACGGAAGCAACGGAGCGCCCGAAACGAAGGGGCCTGCGCTCTCCGTCGTCATCCCCGTCTATCGCTCGGCCGAGAGCCTCCCCCATTTGCACCAGCGTCTCGCCAGGGTCTTCGAGGAGCGCGGGGAGCGCTTCGAGATCATTTTCGTGGAGGACTGCGGAGGCGATGACTCCTGGGACGTGATCGAGCGGCTGGCCGCTTCGGACGGGCGGGTCCAGGGATTCCGCATGAGCCGCAATTACGGCCAGCACAACGCGCTTCTGTGCGGCATCCGCGCGGCCCGAGGAGAAATCATCGTGACCCTGGACGACGACCTGCAGCATCCGCCTGAAGAGCTGCCCAAGCTGCTGGCACGGTTGGCCGAGGGGTACGACGTGGTCTACGGCCCTCCCGCACAGGAGCAGCACGGGCTGCTTCGCGACCTCGCGTCGCAGATCACCAAGCTCGCCCTGGAGGGCGCCATGGGCGCGGCCAACGCCCGCCAGGTGAGCGCGCTGCGCGTCTTCAGGACCGAGCTGCGCGCCGCGTTCGCCGACTACTGCAGCCCGACGGTGAACATCGACGTTCTCCTGACCTGGGCCACGACCCGCTTCTCCGCCGTCCGGGTGCGCCACGAGCCGCGCAGGTTCGGCGAGTCCGGCTACACGCCCCGCAAACTCGTGCGCCACGCGCTGAACATGATGACCGGCTTCACGACGAGGCCCTTGCACATGGCGAGCATCATGGGCTTCGCCTGCTCCCTGTTCGGCCTGACGGTCCTCGCATACGTTCTGCTCCGCTGGCTGGTACAGGGAAGCACAGTTCCGGGTTTCGCCTTCCTGGCCTCGATCATCGCCGTCTTCTCGGGCGCACAGCTCCTTGCCTTGGGCAATCATCGGCGAATACCTTGCACGGATGCACTTCAGGACCATGGAGCGTCCGCCGTATGTCGTCCGCGAGCACCTGTCCACGGACCGCTGAACGGCCGCCGCTCC